CGCAGACCTGCCAATTCCTTCCGGGGAAGGGGGCTGATCCTTGAGCGTCTGGACCGACTGCACCAACGAGTTGTTCTTCTTGACCAGATCGGCGTATGTCGTGCCCTCGGGCTCGCGGAGAAGTTCGAGGTAGGCATATGTAGCGCCTATGATGACGAGGGCCACGGCTCCCCACCGTTCGAGCGTGCTCAGTTTTCGCATCAGACCTGCCCCAATCGAAGTCGGAGGGTGAATATGTACGCGGTCGTCGCCCCGTCTTCTTTGGACGGCTTTTGGCTGCTCGACTCAAGTCGGCATTGCTCGACCATGGGCAAGGCCTTGAGGTCGACCACGAATGCGGTGATGTCCGTATAGCGGAGGGCTATGCCTTCCACGTGCCAGGCGGCATCCGAAAACTGCGCGACACGTCGCAGCTGAATCTGCATGGGAGTACGGCTGGCCAATCCGGCGAGAAGGGCTCGCTGCAGCAATTCTCGATTCCGGAGATCCTGCGTCAGTAGCTTGATTTCCTGTTCCAGCTGGTTTTTTTCGGCTTTGAGCGACTCGTACTGCTGCATCATGCCGCTGCCGCTTTTGGCCTGCGCGTCCAGTGACTCTTTCTCCTCCTGCAATGTCTTGATCGTGGATTCCAGGCGCGCGACCTTGAGTTTCTTGAATTGATAGTCCGTGCAGATCAGCAGGGCGAAAATGACGAGGGCCAGAAGAGGACCGGACAGCGGATGCCGACCGATCCGCGTCTTGAGAGGTATGTAGTCGTCCACGAGCACTCGCTCGCCTTTCGACACAAACTGTGCTGTTGCCCCGAGTTCGGTCATGTACCGCTGCGGCAGGGGGCCGGGACACTCCGCGCCAAGATCGGATTCGGCGTCCCATGGCCGCGCTGGCGCAGGCAGAAGAGGCGGCGCCAAGGCGTCTGCGTCCTCCCTTTCGGCGCGTTCCCCGCCGACGACAATGCCGGTCAATGGATTGTCGATTCCTGGCGGCAGCAGGGGGGTAAGCTCATTTGCCAGGGCTGC
This genomic interval from Oceanidesulfovibrio indonesiensis contains the following:
- a CDS encoding PilN domain-containing protein yields the protein MRLDVHKLRTLSRSFGRALGSFSSGGKLLTVFLGDRMVRGILVRRLGRGRIEVLRFMEVDMEEGSTSPRAKLVRLLKAWGETPAKDVLLVSNEFHSILAELPRPSGKRVTSEGEQMLQAASRFEIASYLDYPAEEAMITILRLPEAPGADDFAEPGETSRFPALLFAMHARSYQQLKALCRALKMRLRGVAPEESFIFATRSDSCPVIKGCLLDDDLDEAEVSMLVNLMNSHALGALLVNGKAAAFARYDFQNDDISADGVAALANELTPLLPPGIDNPLTGIVVGGERAEREDADALAPPLLPAPARPWDAESDLGAECPGPLPQRYMTELGATAQFVSKGERVLVDDYIPLKTRIGRHPLSGPLLALVIFALLICTDYQFKKLKVARLESTIKTLQEEKESLDAQAKSGSGMMQQYESLKAEKNQLEQEIKLLTQDLRNRELLQRALLAGLASRTPMQIQLRRVAQFSDAAWHVEGIALRYTDITAFVVDLKALPMVEQCRLESSSQKPSKEDGATTAYIFTLRLRLGQV